A portion of the Deltaproteobacteria bacterium genome contains these proteins:
- a CDS encoding DUF3047 domain-containing protein — translation MPETGCLFVGRRKGGVRLRAVIAAAALFTVTAVAAASAASAYIYVFRSDAVKETDGVPRGWDLKEWRGKADVAVVETEVGRAIKLRSRATSTALYKDVSFDIRTSPYLSWRWKVTRLPEGADVRHRSRDDQAAQVYVIFPRWPAVINSRVIGYIWDTSAPRESRVTSTKTSNTRYIVIRSGSEGLGRWFRERRNVYEDYKRLFGEEPPPVGRVAVMIDSDDTGTFAEAFIADIYFARK, via the coding sequence ATGCCTGAGACCGGCTGCTTGTTTGTCGGGAGACGAAAGGGGGGTGTCCGTCTCCGTGCGGTCATTGCTGCTGCGGCGCTCTTCACGGTCACGGCCGTGGCGGCCGCGTCGGCGGCCTCTGCCTACATCTACGTCTTCAGAAGCGACGCCGTCAAGGAGACCGACGGCGTGCCCCGGGGCTGGGACCTTAAGGAGTGGCGGGGCAAGGCCGACGTGGCCGTCGTCGAGACCGAGGTGGGCCGCGCCATAAAGCTCCGCAGCCGCGCCACCTCGACGGCCCTCTACAAGGACGTGAGCTTTGACATCCGAACGTCGCCCTACCTGAGCTGGCGGTGGAAGGTGACGAGGCTGCCCGAGGGCGCCGATGTGAGGCACCGGTCGAGGGACGACCAGGCGGCCCAGGTCTACGTCATATTCCCCCGCTGGCCGGCCGTGATAAACAGCAGGGTGATCGGCTACATCTGGGACACGAGCGCGCCGCGGGAGAGCCGGGTGACGAGCACCAAGACATCGAACACCAGGTATATCGTCATCAGGAGCGGCTCCGAGGGGCTGGGCCGGTGGTTCAGGGAGAGGCGCAACGTTTACGAGGACTACAAGCGGCTCTTCGGCGAGGAACCGCCGCCGGTGGGCCGGGTGGCCGTCATGATCGACTCCGACGACACCGGGACTTTCGCCGAAGCCTTCATCGCCGATATCTACTTCGCCCGTAAGTGA